CAAACTGCATTCCTCACATTTAGCCTTAGGGAAGAAAAGATCTTCTTCAATTTCTTAGCATGTGAATTGATGACTCTTGGGGCCTTGTGGCCCTAGGGGAGAGATGTGATGGGATCCAAAGTTTGATTGGGCTGGAAGATGCAAGTTAGAATTTCTCTCTTATCTTTTGTAGGGGTGTTATAACAGGCAATTGGACATCATCCCTTAATTGTTTGCATTCTTACTAAAGCCTCTGTATGTGCCTTTCACATCAATGTTTCAGAAATTTTCTTCTTTGGTACACCAGAAAGAATTTAGTGTTTCAGATACACAGGAGGTGAGACTCTATTAGCTTCTATGGAGGTGTTTAGGGATGGTCCAGTAATGAAAACTGTGAAATATGTGGAATTAGCTCAAGGGAAATGTTAGATTTGCTCTTCTTTTATGAGCTGATCTTTGAGTTTGTTGCTTGCTTCAAATTGTGAGAATCTATGGGCATTTTGTTTTGTGTAGCTTCAGGACTGGGCAGAGTGGCTCTGCTCTGCTCAGCTCAGTGTTCATGCCAATCATTTCTGAGTAATGTCATTTTCCATGACAATGaacagtaaaataaaaatataatgtcTCTGCAATGTTGTTTGCCAGCTTGGAATTGAGAATTTTCAACTGCATTATTCTAGTCTAATTAGCGCGTGCTTTCCACTCGCCATAAAGTTGCCTATTGCCAACTTCCTTTTTTGACAAAATAAACAAAGGCTAATAATTATGTCATTACTGCTGGAGTTAGTtctttattattcacttttttttttttcaaaaagaaaatattttgttatttaattaatataacttGCATTTTTAATATTCCATTCAGTCATTTCATGcaattgtattatttttaataaaaaacttattattaCCATTTCCCATTAAtgttgatatatattttttaaaaatattttctctttcAGAAAAATCTAAATTGAGTTTGGATGAACAGGTATCAGTGAACTGTGCAATAGTGATAAGTCCAAGGAAGCAGTCTCTTACATACAAGCAATGTGGATTTGATGGACTGAGCGTCTGACTAGGCAGAACATGGCCAATAACAAAAAggcaaatattaaaaaaaaaagaaagaagattttttctttttttctttcgttTTCTCTCTGCTCTTGACTGATTTTCCCACCTCCTCCTTAGAAACAGAGCATGgagaaaagcaaaagagaagggTAGAAAGTAGAAAGCATGTTAAGGTTGGAGATACATCAATGGAGTTGAATGAAAGGCAAAAGCATGGCAAGGAATTAGGTGGTAAGAAGGAGAAATGGGGTTAATTCTAAATGGGAAATCAAAGTGGTTTTTTCTCAAGATTTATCagatttttattcttatttacTTCACctggaagaaaaaaagaaatattgatTGCTTGTAAAGTGTAATTCTCATGTAATGCTGCAATTCCACGCCAAATTGgcctctctttctttttctttctgtatCTCTTTGTAAATTGTGGTGTGTTGGAGTTAGGCCCTTTCTGGGCAGGTTTTGGTTCGAAACTGAcggtttaatttgattttcataTCAAATCGAAATCAGTCCCATTCTTGATGGTTTGAAACCAGTTTCAGGATTTTTTTAGTACCTTCCTGGCTCTGCATTCTTTttcaggattttttttttcagattagTGAAaggatttgtttttttttttcagcattaaaaagataataggagaaaatttattaaaatagtagaatataaatttaaatttataaaatacttgaaaaaaaACCTCTGCCatctaattgattttttattaaatattgaagCAAATATTTTTAGCGTTTGAAAAATCTTAAGACTTTTAAGCATAACAGTTTTTCTTTTAAAGTTTAAACCTTGAAATAGTTTTTTGTTGTATAtaacaatatattttaatagttaatttattttatatttaataaaattataattataatttattttttgtttattataaaataaaataaaattttaatttatataataacaaTGAAGATAAATTCACtattaattttcattataatttaaatatataaaataataatttctaacTATTGTCTTAAATTCATTCTGTGTAGTATATTATTTCacatcaatttttaatttaattcattcgTGTAGTAGTGTATTATTTCAcatcaattttcaatttttttccctTCCGAGGAGAGGGAAAGCGTGAATGTGAATTTAGGATTGaataaacaataaatttattcaaaatcgaattaaattattaaaattaaaaattaaattttaattaataattaaaatcgaatcaaataaaattatttatataattaaacgaattaaattaaaataaatcagtttaatttatctcgataatcaattttctttttcttttccgatATTTCAATgagattaaatatataatcctaaaacaaaaataatattaacgcCAAATCAATTTCAAATCTCAATAATCTAAATCtatattacaaattaaaaaaataatgtttcaattttaaataaaaaggtaACGATCAAAATAACTCTTGTAGGATGGAAGGAAATTGATTGAGGTGTGGTGATATGGCAACGGTGTTTGCGTGACGGTTCTGCACAATATTGCTAGTGCTAGAGTGGTGGTGATGCGCGATGATTCTACGCGACAGTGCTGTTGCTGAAGTGGTGCCGGTGTGCGACGCGGCATGTTGATACTGTTGCTATGGATGACACGATGAAGTGGATATTATTGAGTGTTGTTGTAGACGACGCGATGAAGTGGCTGTTGTTGAGTACTGTGCCGGCGTTGGATTGATCAAAGTGGAAGAGAAATAGTGAACTAAAAATGAAGaggaagagaaaaaagaataaaagaagagagaaggcgAAGAAGAAGAGAGTGGCTACTGAGAAAAGCAAAAGTTAGAGTTTCTGattgtaaaaataaatacatagtTAGGAATTGACGgttgaaatttatttagatgaatgatagaaattaaaaaaattaaaaaatagtaaactggaaaagataaaatttaaatccatAACCTCTTCTAGTTTCTCAAATAGTAAATAAAAGACCAATATaatagaaaaacatgaaaatgtcGTAGGTTGGGTAATAAAGATGCAATTCGATCAACTTCCAGTGGAAACAGCCTTAAATTAGTCTTGGAAAATCTAATATAAAATCCAAATGGACCAGAGAACAACTAAGTAGTCCAATCTAGTGCTCTTctaaaaattgtttaaaatgtatattttatttgtGAACTTTTGGACCATTTCTTTCTAATTTTCAGCTAATTACTCATTATTTAATTGGAAAAGGAAGGCCCAGTATTAACTTTTTCCAAAGAAATACCATTGACCAACTCAAACCTTGTAATTTGTTCTAtcaattttgattttgtttccCTCCATTGTGTTTGAGCTCTGCAGCTCTTACTTCTCGGCTCACATGCTAATGATGCTATAGACCCTAAGTGGGGCTGCTTGATACTCGATTTATCCCTCAAACGCTGCCTAACACCAAACCCTGTTGCCAATTCCTCAACTGAAAGACGCAATAGAAGTCAGAAGACCTCTCATCCAGAGTTGATGGCGTTGCCTTTCGGTGAAACTGAACCCATCCAACTATTCGTGAAAATGATGAATTCGGAAGCTCCACCTATAGAAATCAATGCGGATGCTAATAATCGTATACAGATTATCCACGAGAAAATTCTAGTGACCTGGAAAATTCCAGTTACGGGACAGAGATTATTTTATGAGAGGAAGCAGCTACTGCGCCAGGACAGGCTTATCGACTACTCAATTCAAAACAAAGCCTGCCTTGAGCTGATGGTTGGATGGGATGACAAGGACGACCCCTCGGACATCCTCCAAATGATTCATCAAATGAGTTCAAACATTTGTCGCATGTGCCAAGGTCAAGATGAATCTGCTTCCACATATAAAGATTGCTTTGATATCCTTAGGGAAGCGTTGAAGCGCGAGGCAGAAGTGGGGATTCTCTCTTTGTCTTCTGTCCCTGCAACTTTAGTTATGTTGTATAGCTCACCAATTGGAGGTAACAAATCCTATGGTAATAATTTGATAAGGCTTTCCTTGGATACCTTATTGATGACAGATAATGGGATTTCGGCTGGTAAAATAGCTTATTTAGGAGTAGAATTTTGTATTTTGCTCAGAGAAGTATCTTGTGAAGATCTTCTGTATAAGTCATGCCGAACTATGCTAGCAGATTATTTAGAACATAATTATGAGATCTTATACGATTATTATCCAGGGGCAGTGATCGAAATTCTATTCTTTGCTATCAAGTTATCAGAAGACTTATCCAATGGATTGTGTAATATCTTCTATCGAAGCGAATACATCGAGTCACTGAGAATTCAAGTTCGTGACTTGGGGAAATTTTTATGCGTACCACGTAAAGTAATCAATGTTCAGATAAATGAGGATGAGGATGATGACAAGAATATCATGATTGGCTATACAAATGCTGTAATTAATGTTCTTTTTAAAGATCACTTGAAGGATATGAAGCAGAATCTTACTCGTCTTCCggatatgataaaaatatttgaaagacTTCATACAACGCATTCTGTTTCACTTCTGTATTTGGCCATTCTGAATGAATTGAACAGCATTTCTCAACTTGTGAAGGATGGTGCGGATAAATTGCAGCGTGCATTAGAAGGCCAGAAGAATTCACTGCAAATAATGGTTAGAAACATTATGCGTAGTGATGATTATGATTGGTTTCTTAAGCACATTGTTGTGCTTGATTCTGAATCCAGGATGCATTTAGTAATGATGAAGATGTTCCCTGAGAAAAAGTTACGCGACGCACAGCTCCTCAACCCTCTCTTCTGCTGGTCTGAAAAGTTGGACAAAAAGCTGTTCAATGCATTCAAATATAAGGATCTTACAGATCCTAAAATATTGCATCCTTGGTTAtgcaaggtatgccaagttttaTTCGAACCAAAAAATCTCTTATTCCGAGCATGCCCAGATAATCCTACAGATTTCTATCCTAATCCTGGTAAGATCACACCTTCTgatcctttatttattttttgcttttttagTGAGCCTTTCTTTGAATTAGCAtgcttgtatttttttttccttgagaAATGATTGATCCATGTCTTTTTGTTGCAAATTTATCATATATTTACTTTCTGAGATATCATTAGGGCATAGAATATTGAACAGGCAGAagatttttcatattattaaaCATTGTTATCTCAACATTGATTGCAAATTGTACTACGGCTACGGTTGACAATAGGACATGAGAACATGAGAAGTCTAGAAATTAGTTGCCTAAAATAGGTAACTCAACGAAAGAACATGATATGCATTTGTTTAGTTCTATGGGTAGAGTTAGACCTCCAGGTTCTCTAAAAGTTCTGCATAACTAATAAACATTTCATTTCCGAGTTGGTTTTGGGTATAATTCAACATTACCCTTGGATTTGGATTACATTTTATCATGGTCATTTGCTCAAATCATAAGTTCATGATTGTAATATGCAGAATTGGAACCAGAACCCTTTCATCTTGACTGTTTCAAATTTGCTGGTCAAGTGATTGCACTAGCACTGATGCATGAAATACAAGTAGGTGTTGCCTTAGGTCGTGTGTTTCTTATGCAATTGGCTAGAAAGAATATTTCGTTAGAAGATGTAAAGGATGCAGATCCATGCTTCTACAATAGGTGCAAGGAGTTCATAAATAAGGATGACCTGTCAGCTTTGGAATCTCCTAAAGTGAAGTTTGGATTCAAGACTGGCAAGACCATGAAACTTTACCCAAGCCATGGTTATATTAAATCTCTTGTTCGGCATTGCTTTGTCCACTCAATCTCAAAACAGGTGTCCTTTTTCAGTAAAGGCTTTGAGATGATTTTTAAAACGTCAATAAGCCAGCTACTTGAAGATTTTAAAGGACTAAAGCTTGAAGATCTTAACCATGTGCTAAAAGGAAACGGAAATGCTGGGTCTAATTTTGGTAAGAAGAGAAAATCTCTGAATCATGAATGCAATGGAAGTGATCCTCTGATGTCCCAATTGCAAAAGGTATGTGCTTGTACAGTTTCCTTTACTTTTTCATTCATATCACAGCTCTGAAGCTTGCTTTGGGAATATTATCGCATGAGCTGCTTCCTTACTGGAATTCTTTTGAAATATAAGGGTTCCTTATAAACTTTTGAACTTCTATTCAAGAACTTCCGACAATTATATAAAACTGGAGGATGTTCAGCTAATGTTTTAGATGAAATATTCTTAGTTTTGGGAACTATTCATTAATACAACCATGCTTAATACTCAATCACTTCTTTTAAAGTGTAATACGTAAACTATGTTGAATACTTTACAGATTAGAAGAAGGAGAATTAATATTACGGATTGGCAATGGGGTGATTTCCTAGGCAGTGGCTCATTTGGACAAGTACATGAAGGTTATACTTCTGATGGTTTCTTCTTCGCAGTAAAGGTAGCTCCATTATTAGAAGGAAAAAAAGTTGACCAAATTGAGCAAGAGATTGCTTTGCTACGTCAGTTCAGTCATCCAAATATAGTGAAATATTTTGGCACTCATAAGGATGAAATGAATCTCTATATTTTTCTTGAGCTTGTAAGAGCAGGTTCCCTCGAAAAACTTTATCAGAAGTTTCAACTTCAAGATTCTCAAGTGTCTTTGTACACAAAGCAAATACTAAAAGGTTTAAAATACCTTCATGATCGAAATGTAGTCCACAGAGACATTAAATGTGCAAACATTTTAGTTAATGAGAATGGATGTGTGAAAATTGCAGATTTTGGATTGTCAAGGGTGACCAACTTAAAAACTCTAATGAAGTCTTGCTGGTGGAATCCTCGTTGGATGCCTCCTGAGGTTGTTAATGGGAAGGGAGGAGGGTATGGATTGAAAGCGGATATATGGAGTGTTGGCTGCGTAGTGTTGGAAATGTCCACGCGCCAAATTCCATACTCTCATTTGGAACCTGGAGCTGTAGATTACAGCATTGGAGAAGGTAAGCTACCTCGTCTTCCCGATTCTCTCACAGAGCATTCACGAGATTTCATCCTGCAATGCTTGCAAGTTAATCCAAATGACCGGCCGACTGCTGCTAAACTTTTAGAGCATCCATTTGTAAAAGGGCGTTGCTCTTAGCATGCTTGCTTCTCAATAAATTGTGCTTCTGCGTTTCTTGTAAGAACTATTGCAATGATGCTGTTGGTTTTTGACTTCTATATTGGAACATTCTGAATGAATTGAGTAGCTATGTCCAAACAAATGATTAAAAACAGTACAAGGAAATTAGAAGATTATAATTAAGAACACTAGAAGGAAGTGTTAGCTGTCGCATTTCTCTTCACACGCCCATCACCAACGTTGTGAATTTCCTTCCATTCAGTTAGAGATGGATGAATTGGGCAAACAAATACAATTGGCAAAGAGACATTTGATGGAGATGTAGCAGAGACATATAGAAGTCTTTAATGAAGGAAACAACATTGGGTACTCTGCTTTAAAAGCTAAGAGCTATTGTTTTGAGATGGATGAatgatcttcttcttttttttcccaTGCAATTGATGGAATGATTGCAGAAGGTGACACAAAGCAGAATTCAATATCTTGCTTCTGTTTATTGAAAGAAGCAAATGATAGACATATGAGATCTTTAGCTTTAGCTGTGTTGATATGGCAGAATGCTTTGCAATTCGATGAAGTGGTGAAAATTCTTTAACCAGTTCTTGAAGAAGAGCTGTTTGAACATGCTTACTAACTAGAAGTTTCTTGAAATTAATCAACTATACCTTgaaattatgtatatatatatttttcactgtTTACTTGTGAAATTAATCAACTATACCTTGAAAGCTGCAAAAATCCAGATATATGGTCTTATTACGCAGGCAATAGCAATGGTGTAGCAGAACACAGCAATGGGGGTTGGTTGGGAATGGTGGTCGAGTATATGCATATACTAAATTATGTTCTAATGGCAATTTTCAAAGACAGTTTCTGATTTTTGTAAAACATTTCTTGCTCTCTAATTCTTCAATCAGATGCATTACTGATCTTCAGGTTAGCCAAATATCCATATGCTAGATTTTATTGGCACCATGAAATTGGAAATATATAAACAATCCAGTGGTGTACAGACTATTCAGAGACATGATAGGTAATTACAAATTTCTTCCTAGGGGATTCTTGTCCTGACTATTCAGAATTTGCATCACTATTCCCTAGTGATGAGCTTTATCAAGTAACATTAGACTTTCAACATAAGGATGTATGAAAACACAGTCGTCTAGTTTCTTATGAATTCCAAGGTTCTTGTTCTGTTGGTTCTCTAAATCATATAAAACAATCTCCCCTTCACTGAAGCTCAACAGAAATTCTCCACTTTTCCTGAATTTTAATGCTCTAGGAATGAATCCCTCTTGAGTCTCAACATTTAACATCTTAGTCCACGATCCAAGCTCACCATACTCCTTCATTAACCATAGATGACACACATAATTTGAATTGATTGTGAAAACTCCAATGGTTGATTTCTTATACACCATTACTGATCGAATCTCCTCATCAAACCTTTCTGGTAAGAAATCGTCGCGGAAAATCTCATTATCCGTATCAAAACCTAAAACCAACATCTTATCTTCTGCATTCTTTGGTGAAGCAATAAAATGGAAAACTCCATTAACAAATGCTTTTGAAAAAGAATCCAGGATTTCATATTTTAGCACTAGTGTAGTACACTTCCAAGAACCTGAAAGAAGAGAATAAACCTCAACTGCAGACTGATCGTTCTCAATAAATGCAGCAATTCTCAACACTTTATAGTCATCTGTGTTCAAGTCATGCCCGAAACCGACGAAAGCTTGGTAACACCCATGGGTTTTGAAGGTGACATTTGGCTTGGGGAGAGTCAGGGTCTTCCTGATGCAGGGGTTCCATAAAGTGAAGATATTTCTAGGACTGGTTAAGTACTCTGCAAAACAAATCAATCCATTGCAAGAACCGATGATTTCGAAGTACTGCTTGAGTTTTGGAGGTTTTTCCAGATTCATATAGTCTGTAAATTCCTCATTGTCGAAATGGAGGGATAAATGCTCTTCTTGGTTATGGAAACTTCTGAGGAGGAATAGGGAGTTTTTAGTTGAGGAAAGGCTTTGATTGAGATGAGTGGAAATGAAAGTTGTGTTTTTAATGAGTAAGTACCAAGATTTGCATATGCATGTGCATCTTACAAGGGTTATAACAGGTAATTTCAGAAGAATTTCTACAATAATTTCTTGAGGCAAACTGGCTGATCTTTTCATTCTACCTTTGGAAGAGTTTGAGACTTTGAAAAGCTTCACAGTCACAGAGAAGAAGAATTCTTCCTTGGAGATTTTGATTTAGCCCATAAAAATCACCCTTCTGGATtggaaaatcatgaagaatgagGCCGAAAAGAGAAATCTGAAGCATGCCACTTACACTAATTGTGATTTATTCTTTGTCCGAAAAGGTAAAAAAATAGCACTGCTGATATAATGCAAAACAAGAATGCAGACATTGAAGCCGGCCTGATTTCATACGCaactctttaatttatttaatattttttgttgTCTTTTCTTGCAATCATGTATTGTAGACTCCtctatcaataaataaaaattaacccAGAAGCTGAAATGACAGAGACTTGCTTAAGATTGAATCTAGTGAATGGAGTATATTCTTTTTGATGCCTGAATCGGATATGCATATACAACCTAGGGAAGAAAATTCTATCATTAACTTCTATGTCAGCTTTTATGTCTTGGGGCTTTTtgctttttcaaattaaaaaaaaaataaatttctaaaaatcttAATTCGGAAAAAACATTTTTCCAGATCAAGGTAAAAAGCTACCGCacttctttaaaaataaaattaaatatataatgcaTGAATGCGTCAGAGCTGaactcaattaatttaaattataaatttaattaattaatatattttattaatttaatttatttaattatatattaaatttataaaatataattataaaaattatattaatattaatattaattgatttaaattatttgtaatttaatattatatttattaatttatataatttaattaattatatattaaatttatataaatatagttttaaaaattatattaatattattataaatgttaattgttttaatttatttacaataaaacattatattttttatatttatcattctattttattatttttattataattaatttataaataattataattataaaaactataaaaaaattaaaacttattttatttcatatttttttcataatttttctctATTCTCACATATTTCtctcaaaatattatataaatattaatttttaatatttatgtaatctccataaatattaataatcgaAAGTGAGATATTAATAATTGAAAGTGAAAATACAAACTTTTAGTATTAGTTTTTAACTtaatcatttatatatatattaacttaTTTTATTACATTTCACTGTTTTTgagtatttaaatatttttttatttaattttttatacttttttatattagtaaatatgattaataaaataaattgtatatATCCTTACATTAATTAATAcatttgtaaaataaattatattaatatatttatatatattcttagcattaatttatttaattatatattaaatttataaaatataattataaaaattatattaatattaattaatttttatttaattaattattttattttattttattaattttttattttttaattatttctatcGCACTTCTAAAGTGCGGTAAACTCTACCGTAATTTTAAAATGCAATAGAGTCACTTTTCActctaatttagaaaaaaaaaaaatttcaataaagatttga
This region of Manihot esculenta cultivar AM560-2 chromosome 10, M.esculenta_v8, whole genome shotgun sequence genomic DNA includes:
- the LOC110623966 gene encoding E3 ubiquitin-protein ligase UPL5 isoform X2; translated protein: MALPFGETEPIQLFVKMMNSEAPPIEINADANNRIQIIHEKILVTWKIPVTGQRLFYERKQLLRQDRLIDYSIQNKACLELMVGWDDKDDPSDILQMIHQMSSNICRMCQGQDESASTYKDCFDILREALKREAEVGILSLSSVPATLVMLYSSPIGGNKSYGNNLIRLSLDTLLMTDNGISAGKIAYLGVEFCILLREVSCEDLLYKSCRTMLADYLEHNYEILYDYYPGAVIEILFFAIKLSEDLSNGLCNIFYRSEYIESLRIQVRDLGKFLCVPRKVINVQINEDEDDDKNIMIGYTNAVINVLFKDHLKDMKQNLTRLPDMIKIFERLHTTHSVSLLYLAILNELNSISQLVKDGADKLQRALEGQKNSLQIMVRNIMRSDDYDWFLKHIVVLDSESRMHLVMMKMFPEKKLRDAQLLNPLFCWSEKLDKKLFNAFKYKDLTDPKILHPWLCKVCQVLFEPKNLLFRACPDNPTDFYPNPELEPEPFHLDCFKFAGQVIALALMHEIQVGVALGRVFLMQLARKNISLEDVKDADPCFYNRCKEFINKDDLSALESPKVKFGFKTGKTMKLYPSHGYIKSLVRHCFVHSISKQVSFFSKGFEMIFKTSISQLLEDFKGLKLEDLNHVLKGNGNAGSNFGKKRKSLNHECNGSDPLMSQLQKIRRRRINITDWQWGDFLGSGSFGQVHEGYTSDGFFFAVKVAPLLEGKKVDQIEQEIALLRQFSHPNIVKYFGTHKDEMNLYIFLELVRAGSLEKLYQKFQLQDSQVSLYTKQILKDFGLSRVTNLKTLMKSCWWNPRWMPPEVVNGKGGGYGLKADIWSVGCVVLEMSTRQIPYSHLEPGAVDYSIGEGKLPRLPDSLTEHSRDFILQCLQVNPNDRPTAAKLLEHPFVKGRCS
- the LOC110623966 gene encoding E3 ubiquitin-protein ligase UPL5 isoform X1, producing MALPFGETEPIQLFVKMMNSEAPPIEINADANNRIQIIHEKILVTWKIPVTGQRLFYERKQLLRQDRLIDYSIQNKACLELMVGWDDKDDPSDILQMIHQMSSNICRMCQGQDESASTYKDCFDILREALKREAEVGILSLSSVPATLVMLYSSPIGGNKSYGNNLIRLSLDTLLMTDNGISAGKIAYLGVEFCILLREVSCEDLLYKSCRTMLADYLEHNYEILYDYYPGAVIEILFFAIKLSEDLSNGLCNIFYRSEYIESLRIQVRDLGKFLCVPRKVINVQINEDEDDDKNIMIGYTNAVINVLFKDHLKDMKQNLTRLPDMIKIFERLHTTHSVSLLYLAILNELNSISQLVKDGADKLQRALEGQKNSLQIMVRNIMRSDDYDWFLKHIVVLDSESRMHLVMMKMFPEKKLRDAQLLNPLFCWSEKLDKKLFNAFKYKDLTDPKILHPWLCKVCQVLFEPKNLLFRACPDNPTDFYPNPELEPEPFHLDCFKFAGQVIALALMHEIQVGVALGRVFLMQLARKNISLEDVKDADPCFYNRCKEFINKDDLSALESPKVKFGFKTGKTMKLYPSHGYIKSLVRHCFVHSISKQVSFFSKGFEMIFKTSISQLLEDFKGLKLEDLNHVLKGNGNAGSNFGKKRKSLNHECNGSDPLMSQLQKIRRRRINITDWQWGDFLGSGSFGQVHEGYTSDGFFFAVKVAPLLEGKKVDQIEQEIALLRQFSHPNIVKYFGTHKDEMNLYIFLELVRAGSLEKLYQKFQLQDSQVSLYTKQILKGLKYLHDRNVVHRDIKCANILVNENGCVKIADFGLSRVTNLKTLMKSCWWNPRWMPPEVVNGKGGGYGLKADIWSVGCVVLEMSTRQIPYSHLEPGAVDYSIGEGKLPRLPDSLTEHSRDFILQCLQVNPNDRPTAAKLLEHPFVKGRCS
- the LOC110623966 gene encoding E3 ubiquitin-protein ligase UPL5 isoform X3 — protein: MALPFGETEPIQLFVKMMNSEAPPIEINADANNRIQIIHEKILVTWKIPVTGQRLFYERKQLLRQDRLIDYSIQNKACLELMVGWDDKDDPSDILQMIHQMSSNICRMCQGQDESASTYKDCFDILREALKREAEVGILSLSSVPATLVMLYSSPIGGAVIEILFFAIKLSEDLSNGLCNIFYRSEYIESLRIQVRDLGKFLCVPRKVINVQINEDEDDDKNIMIGYTNAVINVLFKDHLKDMKQNLTRLPDMIKIFERLHTTHSVSLLYLAILNELNSISQLVKDGADKLQRALEGQKNSLQIMVRNIMRSDDYDWFLKHIVVLDSESRMHLVMMKMFPEKKLRDAQLLNPLFCWSEKLDKKLFNAFKYKDLTDPKILHPWLCKVCQVLFEPKNLLFRACPDNPTDFYPNPELEPEPFHLDCFKFAGQVIALALMHEIQVGVALGRVFLMQLARKNISLEDVKDADPCFYNRCKEFINKDDLSALESPKVKFGFKTGKTMKLYPSHGYIKSLVRHCFVHSISKQVSFFSKGFEMIFKTSISQLLEDFKGLKLEDLNHVLKGNGNAGSNFGKKRKSLNHECNGSDPLMSQLQKIRRRRINITDWQWGDFLGSGSFGQVHEGYTSDGFFFAVKVAPLLEGKKVDQIEQEIALLRQFSHPNIVKYFGTHKDEMNLYIFLELVRAGSLEKLYQKFQLQDSQVSLYTKQILKGLKYLHDRNVVHRDIKCANILVNENGCVKIADFGLSRVTNLKTLMKSCWWNPRWMPPEVVNGKGGGYGLKADIWSVGCVVLEMSTRQIPYSHLEPGAVDYSIGEGKLPRLPDSLTEHSRDFILQCLQVNPNDRPTAAKLLEHPFVKGRCS
- the LOC110623968 gene encoding F-box/kelch-repeat protein At3g23880, with translation MKRSASLPQEIIVEILLKLPVITLVRCTCICKSWYLLIKNTTFISTHLNQSLSSTKNSLFLLRSFHNQEEHLSLHFDNEEFTDYMNLEKPPKLKQYFEIIGSCNGLICFAEYLTSPRNIFTLWNPCIRKTLTLPKPNVTFKTHGCYQAFVGFGHDLNTDDYKVLRIAAFIENDQSAVEVYSLLSGSWKCTTLVLKYEILDSFSKAFVNGVFHFIASPKNAEDKMLVLGFDTDNEIFRDDFLPERFDEEIRSVMVYKKSTIGVFTINSNYVCHLWLMKEYGELGSWTKMLNVETQEGFIPRALKFRKSGEFLLSFSEGEIVLYDLENQQNKNLGIHKKLDDCVFIHPYVESLMLLDKAHH